A part of Geothrix oryzae genomic DNA contains:
- the rodA gene encoding rod shape-determining protein RodA → MKERLRALDPRLLWVILALTLLGTLTLFSAGRNTPQAGIWLKQMLWNLMGMLLMLLLANTYPRRIFRYSFLAYLLGLVALAAVLVVGKKIGGATRWFVIAGQTFQPSELMKWVTLLYVSQRLGSRPVDSVGRLELFGAVGLVVFPMLLIQRQPDLGMALSFLPILLIIPLMKGLRARWVAGLLLLVVVGGFGAWKVALKPYQKQRVMIFLDPSSDLQGKGYQVNQSRIAIGAGGLIGKGFTSGSQTQLNFLPVKTTDFAFSVWAEERGFIGVLIVLGLFGLLLSRILDAAKAAHSNAEAYFCAGAAGIFALHLMVNVGMVAGALPNKGMVLPFFSAGGSSTLSFFLALGLIMGILHRSRVK, encoded by the coding sequence ATGAAGGAGCGCCTGCGCGCCCTGGACCCGCGCCTGCTGTGGGTGATCCTGGCCCTCACGCTGCTGGGCACGCTGACCCTGTTCTCGGCGGGACGGAACACGCCCCAGGCGGGCATCTGGCTCAAGCAGATGCTCTGGAACCTCATGGGCATGCTGCTCATGCTGCTGCTGGCCAACACCTACCCCCGGCGGATCTTCCGCTACAGCTTCCTCGCCTACCTGCTCGGCCTCGTGGCCCTGGCGGCGGTGCTGGTGGTGGGCAAGAAGATCGGCGGCGCCACCCGATGGTTCGTCATCGCCGGCCAGACCTTCCAGCCTTCCGAGCTGATGAAGTGGGTGACGCTGCTCTATGTGTCGCAGCGGCTGGGCTCCCGCCCGGTGGATTCGGTGGGCCGGCTGGAGCTGTTCGGCGCGGTGGGCCTGGTGGTCTTCCCCATGCTGCTCATCCAGCGCCAGCCCGACCTCGGCATGGCCCTCAGCTTCCTGCCGATCCTGCTGATCATCCCCCTGATGAAGGGGCTGCGCGCCCGCTGGGTGGCGGGGCTCCTGCTGCTGGTCGTGGTGGGCGGCTTCGGCGCCTGGAAGGTCGCCCTCAAGCCCTACCAGAAGCAGCGGGTGATGATCTTCCTGGACCCCTCCAGCGACCTCCAGGGCAAGGGCTACCAGGTGAACCAGAGCCGCATCGCCATCGGTGCGGGCGGGCTCATCGGGAAGGGGTTCACCAGCGGCTCCCAGACGCAGCTGAACTTCCTCCCGGTGAAGACCACGGACTTCGCCTTCAGCGTGTGGGCCGAAGAGCGGGGCTTCATCGGCGTGCTCATCGTCCTGGGACTGTTCGGTCTGCTGCTCAGCCGGATCCTCGACGCCGCCAAGGCCGCGCACTCGAACGCCGAGGCCTACTTCTGCGCCGGGGCCGCCGGCATCTTCGCCCTGCACCTGATGGTGAATGTGGGCATGGTGGCGGGGGCCCTGCCCAACAAGGGCATGGTGCTGCCCTTCTTCAGCGCCGGCGGCAGCAGTACCTTGAGTTTCTTTCTGGCCCTGGGCCTGATCATGGGCATCCTGCATCGATCGAGGGTGAAGTGA